A single Primulina eburnea isolate SZY01 chromosome 11, ASM2296580v1, whole genome shotgun sequence DNA region contains:
- the LOC140805525 gene encoding uncharacterized protein: MCDASDTAVGAVLGQRQNKALHQLEEFRNLAYDLALSYKEKTKRAHDRRIIERKFKEGKLKSRWPGPFVISKVYPSGAVELKDGKERTFTVNAQRLKHYMGGTVEP; the protein is encoded by the exons atgtgtGATGCTAGTGATACTGCGGTGGGGGCTGTGCTTGGCCAGCggcaaaacaag gcactacaccagtTGGAGGAATTCCGGAATCTGGCATATGATCTCGCACTGTCTTACAAGGAAAAGACAAAGAGGGCTCATGATAGGCGGATCATCgaaagaaaattcaaagaaG GAaaattgaagtcgcgatggcctggtccattcgtgatttctAAAGTTTAcccatcgggagctgtagaattgaaagatggAAAGGAGaggacatttacggtcaatgcccagcgactGAAGCACTATATGGGTGGCACAGTCGAGCCataa